The Montipora capricornis isolate CH-2021 chromosome 3, ASM3666992v2, whole genome shotgun sequence genome includes the window ctactactactactactactactactactactactactactactactactgctactgctactgctactgctacccAACAATCTACTGATAATCCAAACTCAGCGAGGGAGCCTCAAATCCTTTGAGCGACAATACAGTCATTGCGTTATGAAAGTAGAGTTGTATTGTGACGGTAGTTTTCTTTAACAATATTTGTCAttccttaaattgtatttaaatcgGAAATTAGTGGTTTATCGTCAGAACCGACTGACAAGTTGATTAGGTGTTCATGCATTGGTAAAAGTATGCTTATGCCGCTTTTTCGGGTAGGGGTCTTGTTCTAAAAATGATTCATTGTGctaggatgtttttttttttgcgaaaagTTCTGTTCGTTGTCAGATAGCTGAGCTGTGTGAGAAGAAAGGTTGAAGACGAGTGACATCAGTTAAATAAAAGTTGAAGTTTGCGAAGAACGGCCTGTTGAATCATAGCATTCGCGAAACAGTAGCACCTCCGACCGGACCTGAAGTCGTTTTGACAAGAAACAGCGTGGATCATGGAAGACATATCAAAGGGAATTCAAGGTAAAGTGAAACTCCTTAAGTTTACCCTAGGGAAATCGcaagaaattaaaaacattGGAAGCGCGCTCTTAATCACCAGGCATCGTGATTCCCTGAATACAATAGTTCAAAGTATAGAACAACTTAAGCTCCAAGTGGTGGAAGAAATGTTCAATATTGACAAAGCAGAGGAAGAAATTTCCACGTGGACCGCGACCATCGAGGGACGCGTGTCCGAAGGCGATGCAATGATCACTAAATTGACTAAATGCGTAAATGACCTTAAAGCTGAAGAAGAATTGAGAGTTAAGGAAGCGGAGAACGTTGTTAAGAATAAAGAGCACGAAGAACTGCTAAAATTCGAGCAAGCACAGCTAGAGCAGAAACATGAATTTGAGAAGAAAATAGAAGAGTCTAAGAAGAACCAGGCGCCAGCGAAATTAGCCGAAGCCAAAGGCAGCGAGACAAGGCATACAAAGCTCCCAAAATTAACTATATTGCTAAATTTAATGGTTCCCCTACGGATTGGTTGCGCttcaggaatatttttgaagCTGAAGTTGACAAATGTAGCGATTTGGCAGGTGTAACTAAATTCGCTTATCTTAAGGACCTTCTGGAACCAAAGATAAGAGCGACAACCGATGGGCTTCCTTTCTCAAGTCAGGGATATGAGCGAGCCCAAAGTATTTTGAAACACAAGTACGGGAGAACATCTGAAATAGTCAATGCTTACGTTCAGAATATCATGGCATTACCGAGTGTTAGTGGTTCTAACCCAGTGAAAAATACACCAATTTCATGACAAGCTGTTGTTCAATGTACAAGCGCTATGAACACTGAGGAGATTACAGGATATTAAAGGGGCtagtcacgctattttaggtaattttgcttaattttgttaattatgagctctaaacgtcaaattggcagagcaatagtctttcatttgcaaaatgacggccacataacaactgagaatgatttcctagctttgtaaatgacattttgatatagactgatataaatttgaaaaaaggtgggccgacgtttttcaaatttacccaaattcaatccatttcaatcttctccagttttgtccatcgaTGTCCTTtattggcttccctgtgttttgttagagttcttctatagttttgaacagttatatTGATagtttagttaattctatgaccattcgatcagtgctaaAATTGCCTGAAATTGCGTGATCTAGCCCCTTTAATGGATGGGTACGTAAGGATGTCGCTAGATAAGCTAGGGATAAAACTCGCGACCGCCCTACGCAAGTGGACCGAAAGAAATCCAGTTCCCGTCAGGTCGATCGACAAGAGCCAGGAAAATCATCCTCCGAGAAGAACCACGCGTGACTCATTCTACCACGCGCGACGAGAGAACGGGCGTTCCCATGGGTGTGTTTATTGCGAAAACGCTGACCACAAGTCGTTCGAGTGCAACAAGTTCACTGACCCAACTCAAAGGAGAAAGATCCTTATCCAAAAGCGCTTATGTTTTAGTTGCACCAAACCCGATCACAGAGCGTCGGAATGCAAGAGCAGAAGAACGTGTTTGAATTGTAAGGGGCACCATCACTATTCCATCTGTGATAGAGAAACTGTTGAGGCTTCTATGACGGCCGCGCAAGTAGGTGCGGGGCCAGTAGTTTTCCCTATTGTCGTAGTGGAGGTTGCAGGGATCCGGTGTCGTGCATTATTAGACTTAGGGGCCGGAAGTTCCTACGCGTCGGCATGCAGCCCAGCTCACAAAAAAATTGCTGCGAAACCTCACCGTTCCGGTGTTCGAAAGGTCGAGATGATGTTAGGCACAGTCAAGCGTATCATGGAAGTTTATCGGATCAAGATTAAGTCAGCAACAGGTGACTTTGAGATGGAAGCAGGCGTGACGAAAGTTGACAAACCGCAGCTGATGACGGTCGAAAACCCCCGTTACAAAAGTCTTTTAAAGAAACACCACACCTTAAAGGAGTCGTCATGGATGATACCGATGACAAACCCCGTCTTTTTTAATTGgtcaatatattttaaatatatataacaTTTATTCGTGACACTGCTtacaaaataaattacataagttacttacactacttacatcTCCAATTTCTAATACTCGTTACaatgttaataattatttatttacacgCAAATACGAGGCCAAACAGCCGCGCAACTGCTGATGGCATGTATGATTCTTAGTATTGATTATAAAAATTTAATATAAATATAAGCGTGTACGTTTACAATTAAGTACGTTCTAACACCTTAAACAGTTACTTTTACAACACAACACAAAACCTAActtaattaaaaaggaaaattcttggTCCATTTGTTATAAAATGTAGATAGGTTATTGTTCTTAgtataaatgtatttttctgtttggtATTTGATCTTAAGCTTAGCGTGAAACCTTCAATACACGGAAGTAAACGTTTCCTTCTGCAGTTCCATAGATAAAGTTTACCAATTAATATTGAATAGTTAAGTAAGggacatgacgatgaatttatGCTACCAATTATGATATCCTGTAAATTAGggactttgttttgttttgttattgaaaAGCGTATTGCTCGCAATCTTTCCAGAATATATTCGAGTGCGGACAATGGAAGAGAAAGTGGTGTAATATTTCAGGTTCTGTGTTACAAAAAGTGCATTTATCTTGCTCAGTATAGccaattttatataattttgtGTTTGTATATGGTATCGAATTTCAGACCTTGTACTGGAAGGCCTTAACATAAGGTTTAAGAGCCACTGTATGGGGGAGAGTGTAAACGAGTTCCAAGTCATCTTCGGATAATTTAAATTCTTGTTTCAGACAAACCCCGTCTACCAGTGCACCTTATCCTTGGAAATAGTGAGTGCCCTGGAATCAGCACCTCAGAGCCACAACGCGTTGATAGGGAATGGGACCCAGCCGCAAGTTACGCGAAGTTGGGCTGGACCATTACTTCACCTGGTCGTGATTTAGACACCACCAATATGCTCCTCACTCAAACAACCTGTCGCAGACTACGAAGAACTTTGTAGATTAGATGTTCTCGGGCTTGAAGATTAACCGACAGGAGATCAGGGTGTAGTCTATGAGGAATTTAAGGAGCAATTGTGGCGAAACAAGGAAGGACGGAACGAGACCGGACTTCCGTGGGTAGGAAATCACCCTTCTCTGCCAAGTAACAAAGAAGGAAACCTTCGCAGACTTGGGAGCCTTTTAAGGAAGCTAGATTCATCGAAGTCCATCAGTGATTACCATGAAATCATTCAGGAGCAGTTGGAAACTGGAGTAGTCGAACACGTCCCCGACTTAATCCATGGAAGAGAATTTTACATACCCCATAAGGGAGTTATACGCGAATCCGCTGAAAGTACCAAGCTGAAAGTTGTCTACGATGTTTCCGCCAGAGCCTGGAACGGCGCACCATCCTCTCCTCTCCTGAGTCCCTGAATAAAGCAAAGACCATAAAGGAAGTATTCAAGCTTGCATCTGAAGAGAAAGTGAACGTTTTGGACAGCATTCTTGACAAGGTCAGCCTGTAGTGAGTACTGCGAGTTACCGCTTGGATTGCCAGATTCTTGCACAACACTAGAAGTCCGAACCAGCAAAGGAAAACTGGGCCACTGACGACCGAAGAACTCAGAGAGCAGCGAAGAATCTGGGTAAGAAGAGCGCAACAAGAAGGGACGGAGTCGAAGCATTTTCAACAAGATTGTCTTCAACTGAATTTGCAACAGAATGACCAACAGCAgcagcccatcacccggagcgtgcaacttacctattttcgtgcaacggcgttttcacaagtaaggttatttttagattgaatttcccgcgaattagttttcaaaagccaatcagaagcggtgcataattaataataaagtgttattaattatgcaccgcttctgattggcttttgaaaactaattcgcgggaaagACGTATCTAAAattaaccttacttgtgaaaacgccgtttcacagacgctgtatggaagttgcacgctccgggtgatgggctcctgccaaCAGCTATTGGAATGTAGAGGGCGGATACAAGGTGTCTATCCAGTGTATATCCCAGATACGAGTATGTACAATGAAAAGTTTGTTCAGGAGGCCCATGAAGCTACGTTACACGGTGGTGTGGGTTTAACGATGACGAAGATACGAGAACGACACTGGATCCCACGCTTAAGACGCCTAGTGAAGAAGTGTCCAGGATGCAAGCGATTTCAGGCAGTAGCCCTAGCCGCACCACCCCCTGGATTACTACCACACGATCGAACTGAAGGATCATACTTATTCGTAGTTGTGGGCGTAGACTTTGCCGGTCCCATAAAGTTCAAGACTTCAACCAAGCGAGAAAACAAGGCATATATAATCCTGTATGCATGCAGTCTAACGACAGCGTTACACCTTGACCTCGAATGGAGCAAGTTGGAAACTGCTGACTTTTTCCTAAGTTTGAAAGGCCTGATAGCCAGACGTGGTAGACCGAGCACGATATACTCCGACAATGGGAGCACCTTTATCGGAGCAGCAGCTTGGATTCGTCAAGTGAAACAGGATGAAAAGCTGAACGACTTCCTTGCCCATCACCAGATTGTATGGAAGTTTAATCTAAGCAGAGCGCCCTGGTGGGGAGGCCAGTTTGAACGCATGGTTGGCCTCGTGAAAGCAGCTATGAGGAAACTATTGGCAATGTCAGCCTTGCCTTCAATAAGCTGAAAGAAGTGATTTTGGATGTAGAAGTAGCCCTGAGTGGCCGCCCATTGTCTTACGTAGATGAAGATTTGCAGCTACCCATATTGAAATAGAAAAGGAATATATTTATTACAATTCATGAAGTTATTTGAAATTCTAAAGCAGCTCGTCCCCGTGGGCTCAGGTAAATAACCAAGTATAAAATGTATTGCCAAGCAGGAACTGTCTCCTGTCCAATGAGTTTTGTATCAGATTTTGTTCATTCTGCTGTCCAACGCAACTATTAATAACACTCTATGTTTGATGATTCCCATCTTTACTGATTGCGCTTGTTTAACAGACACTCCAGTCTGTCATtgataaaaaaaagtttaattcTGATAAAGTTCGATGAAAAATATTCACACAGTTTCAAAGCATGCACCAAAGAATAAATTAAGGGCACTTTCATTTTACGATGAAACCCACCCCCCAACCACCCCCCACAAAATACACAGTTTGCACAACTTCATGTATATATGTTTGCGACTGAGAGCACAATCAGATCCTTTTCATCGCTCCAATGTTACCATTGCCccacaaaactaaattttagcAGATGGTTTATCAGTCAAGCAAGTTTTAATGATTTGAATGAAAGCTGTGTTATTTTGAATATCACTACTTTTTACGGAGACTGCTGTGATTTGAAACTGTTTTCCCTCCGACTTTGAATTAAGGTACTTTTATAATTATTTACCAGGGAGGATAAAGCATCGTCAAACCTCGTTTAAATTGATTATTTACATCAAGATGTCACTTTTCCTAAATTTATACTCAACAGTCTCCAAACTGGTACTCCAACTTCGTCATGTTCAAAGTAACATGGGACTGGTAGCTCACTTGATGCAGGGTAAGcaaaaaagtgtaatgtaatGGCAGATTAGTTTACATTACCGAAGATGGTTAATTTAACTCAGTGGCAGTCTTTAGGTGGACGCCATAtcattactgtacatgtatgtacctcTTCAAACACAGTTTTGCAAAGGATAACTTGAACAAGTAAAAtgatttttcaaaagcaaatACATTGTTATACTTTATACAATTTATGCGCTAGGTAGAAAGTCAAGCACACCTTATGCGCAAGGAAAAAAGTCTGTTTTCTgcttacaacaacaacaatcttgttgttgttgtcaaaagaaaacatttaatTAAGCGGCTTATAAGGTACAGCCGCAGTTGCCTACAAGCTGTGAAAGACGACTAGTAAACCGATTCCTTTCTCTTTGCGCTATATCAGATACGTACACACCCAGTTCACCCCAAATACTGCGCAACATGTCCACACTCATCAGTGAGGACATCAACTTCTTCTTTCCCGTGCGCATGTTGTAACCTTACGATGAAACAATTGGGTGCTGAAGGCAAACCTCTCTCATCACGTGAGCACAGACTTCGGATTGAATTACCTGTGCTTTGCTGCTCTGTCATCGTCTCTAGAATTTTCATCGTCCGACTCTTCCCTGTTCGTTGTACTGGAAGGAAGTCTTTTCTTTGCTTCCAGTCGTGAGAAGAATCCAGTAATTTTCTGTCTTCTGGTTGAAATCGACGAACTCTTTACTCGTCCTTTGAaaacttcattaattttgaCACTTCATTTGGATCTGCTTTCCTTCGACTCTGCTCACTAATTTCAAATTGTTGTTTCAAAAAagtcattctctatttttgtgATTGTCTTTAGTGCCCATCCCATCGGACGGGGGGTTGAGCATTGGATGCTCTGTTCTTCACATTGTAACTGCACACTGGAAATCCTGCTTCCTTCATCCATTCGCTTTGAAGCGCATCCTCGTTTTGCTTTGTCGTACAGCGTTTCCTGTTCAAGTAGTTACTTGTGTTTCCCTTGTCTATAGGTGTGCTTGTAATGATACAACGCGCCTGTACGCTTTTACGCACCCTTCCTCTGGGCACGGGAAAAGTAGCGAGCCTTCCTCGTTTTCACTATCATGATCTTGTTCTTGCCTATTGGCATCACTGGCTGCTTTTCGGCGATCActtgagaattttttctttACATGTCTGTGTCTCATGCTCTTGAAAGATGGCCTAGTACTCAATTTCTGATGAAGTGGTTTCCGGGACCTGCAAACCCCTTCAAATTGAGACCATGGTATCAACTTTCTGGGACCCACACTTCATTGTCTCCATGTAGGCTCGTATTCTATTCTCTCTATACTTGAAATTCGGTTAAGCAAGCTAACAACATCCCCATAGCTTTGACATGCAGAATGCTTGACGGATTGAAAGTGACATAACTCAATAGCTTTAGAACAAGATCCTGGACCAGAATCTACGGCGGTTTTGAGCTCAAGTCATTGCCCTCGTTAAGATATCTTCCAATGTCGCCTTTAATAGTCTATGCTTGGCGATCGCACGTTCTCTTTCCGCCTTGAGGATCGGAAAAGTCGTTCCGTTCCTCGGGGCGCCACTCCATATTTTCGCCTGCATATTTTGCTGAAACGATAGTACATCCACTGCGTGCGGTAACGATGGCACTACAGCACTGTCTTGTAAAACGTTCTGAAAGACATGTACGAATGTTTCGTACTCAAACTGCTGGCCTTCTTCCCATTTCCTAATATATAGCAACTGTTATATGCCATGTTAAACGGCCGCGCTTAGCAAACCAGTCGGACTGCGGTTCTCCATGGCATAGATTTCATCGCCCAATTCTATACTAGTAACACGTTTTCTCTTGCTTTTTCTAGAAAgagcgcgcggagcaccattggtaagGAAAGTTGCTTTTCTCATGGTAATCATGGCTAGCGGTATAGCTCGTGGGCGCTTACGCACGAAGTTTCCCAATAATGTAATAAtatcgtaataataataataataataataataataataataataataataatggcggCCGTTTACAGCGTACATGTTTGATAtcggacatccatgttttggtCAATTGGCGACTGTCTCAATTGGCACCTGTCAAGACAAGGTATCCGCTAACCtctgaccatatcgcgggcccaagtttagagctcatcgaggtcagctgttttcttctaagttgaccgctgacgaGCTGAGGTACTGGTTTTTCGATTGGGTCTCAGGCTCAAGCCAggctaaggacggtgcctactatcaTTATtgagcatacgttctgcgcatctcgagatactcggatttcgtatgtgtggtgcttattaatacaggaatatttttacgTGTCTCAAAACTATGCGAAGAaagaagaacttagcaagtgctcttggtctctaaaaaggaaattgggggtaaccacgcatttttcagagataattaaacttcaatttattggtaaagaacgccatacattgttttgtattttaaaactttttgcaaatattgttgatttattatcttctaaaaatgcgtggttaccctcaattttctttttggatatcaataatacttgttaagatctgcttttcccgcatattcagtaaaccgtgcaaaaattaTACCTTTCAATAAGTAGGCTCCGTCTTAACTTCTTGTAATCCGGACACCTGAACATAAACGACTGTTGGTATTCTTCTCTTTTAGTGTCCTCCACTTTCTTCTTAACACTCTTCACCAGTCCTCTCCACTTCTAGCTTTCGATCCATGGCTTGGTCCTCCTACGTGTTGACATTCACAGAGTACTTTTTCGTGTTTCGTTTGAGTACGTCTTTATAGCGGAGTTTTTGACCACCATgctttctctttcctttttgcaGCTCACCATAGAAGATGGCCTTTGGGGAGTCGCTCCTCAGGCATTCTTCTCACATGCCCTGCCCATCTAGGTTGCGAGTTGTCATGATGGCTTCTGCACTATCAGCTCCGGCACGCTTGAGAACGTCGACACCAGGGACTCGGTCTTTCCAGCTGATGTGAAGTAATTGATCCAAGTGACGAAACTGTGTTCTTGTGAGCAACTTTATGTGCCTTACGGTAGAGAGTCAGGGTCTCAGTTGAGTAGAGTAGGCGCGGGAGCACGTGCAGAAATAT containing:
- the LOC138039917 gene encoding uncharacterized protein; the encoded protein is MGSCQQLLECRGRIQGVYPVYIPDTSMYNEKFVQEAHEATLHGGVGLTMTKIRERHWIPRLRRLVKKCPGCKRFQAVALAAPPPGLLPHDRTEGSYLFVVVGVDFAGPIKFKTSTKRENKAYIILYACSLTTALHLDLEWSKLETADFFLSLKGLIARRGRPSTIYSDNGSTFIGAAAWIRQVKQDEKLNDFLAHHQIVWKFNLSRAPWWGGQFERMVGLVKAAMRKLLAMSALPSIS